A stretch of DNA from Adhaeribacter swui:
ACAGCATATCAGAATAAACTTTGCAATAAATAATCAATATTAGCCTTACTGGGGTTCACTTTGCAAGATGTGTTTTCGTATATACGAAAACCTCTTGCCTTACTTCAGGGCTCCGCCCTAAAGTAAGGGTAAAATTATTCGCAACTCGTAATTTTTATCAGCATGGAAGAAGAAATTAAAAACTGGAACCCAAAAGGAGGGAGGCCCAAAAAGAGCGATAAGGAGCGGCGGGATAAACCGGTGCTGATCAAATTCACTGAAGACGAGAGAAATCAGCTGTATAAAGAAAGTGGAGATTTGGGATGGAAACAGCCTCTGGTGTATTTCCGAAATAAGTTACTATCCAAGACTAACAGCACCAACCATAACCCACAATCTTTATTTAAGGCGCTGAACAGATTAAATCCCGAATTAAACAAGGTTGGTAACAACATCAATCAAATAGCCCGGTACGTGAATTATCTGGACAAGAATAATATGGTGGATCAGAAGTTTATTGCCGAATATAATACCTGCTTCAAGGAGATGATAGAAGTACAGAAAGAATACACGTTAGCCATTAAGGCTTATCTCCGTTCCGTTTCTAAAAAGTAATATTTGATGTGCACTGCTCATTGCGCAATGTTTAATAAGCATTGCGTAATACTCCTTTTATTTTCCTGTAATGTGCATTGTTCATTTTGTATTGTTTATTGTTCATTGTCTAATGCTTTTTGTTCAATTTAATAGTTAGAAATGCATGATTGTAAAAATTCTTTCTTCTGCCGGTAGCTTTTCAGGAGTAGAATATAATGAAAGTAAAGTCAGTTTAGGGACTGCTGAACCGCTGGCTGTAGAAAATTTCGGTCTTCTGGAATTAAATGATAGCTCCAGGAGCCGAGCTATCCATGAGTACCAGCAATTTTTTAAAGCCTGGTCTACCAATGAAAGAGGTA
This window harbors:
- the mobC gene encoding plasmid mobilization relaxosome protein MobC produces the protein MEEEIKNWNPKGGRPKKSDKERRDKPVLIKFTEDERNQLYKESGDLGWKQPLVYFRNKLLSKTNSTNHNPQSLFKALNRLNPELNKVGNNINQIARYVNYLDKNNMVDQKFIAEYNTCFKEMIEVQKEYTLAIKAYLRSVSKK